The following proteins are co-located in the Deinococcus metallilatus genome:
- a CDS encoding ABC transporter ATP-binding protein: MGGVVTAVSHQPSAVSGKETVLRTEGLSKRFGGLLAVQNVTFTQYAGEILAVIGPNGAGKTTLLNLLSGVYRPTSGRLHLLGRDVTGASMEARCHAGLGRAFQIVRPFPEMTVHENVTVGALFGKSGVSLPEARERAYDLLERTGLAAHADKAAHELTLLQDKRLEVARALATQPRVLLLDEVMAGLRPAEAQEAVALVRSVQGSGVSVLFIEHIMPVVRDLADRVVVMDQGQVIAEGTYREVTANPQVVAAYLGTEEGLQA, encoded by the coding sequence ATGGGGGGAGTTGTGACTGCCGTCAGCCATCAGCCTTCAGCGGTCAGCGGGAAAGAAACGGTGCTGCGGACCGAGGGCCTCAGCAAGCGGTTCGGCGGGCTGCTGGCCGTGCAGAACGTGACCTTTACGCAGTACGCCGGGGAGATTCTGGCCGTGATCGGGCCGAACGGGGCGGGCAAGACGACCCTGCTGAACCTGCTGTCGGGCGTCTACCGGCCCACCTCCGGGCGGCTGCATCTGCTGGGGCGCGACGTGACGGGTGCCAGCATGGAGGCCCGCTGTCACGCGGGGCTGGGCCGCGCCTTCCAGATCGTGCGGCCCTTTCCCGAGATGACGGTCCACGAGAACGTGACCGTGGGGGCGCTGTTCGGCAAATCCGGCGTGTCCCTGCCGGAAGCGCGCGAGCGGGCCTATGACCTGCTGGAACGCACCGGCCTCGCCGCACACGCCGACAAGGCCGCCCACGAACTGACCCTGCTTCAGGACAAGCGGCTGGAGGTCGCCCGTGCCCTGGCCACCCAGCCGCGCGTGCTGCTGCTCGACGAGGTGATGGCGGGCCTGCGTCCGGCGGAGGCGCAGGAGGCGGTCGCCCTGGTACGGAGCGTGCAGGGGAGCGGCGTCAGTGTCCTCTTTATCGAACACATCATGCCGGTGGTGCGCGACCTGGCCGACCGCGTGGTCGTGATGGATCAGGGGCAGGTGATCGCAGAGGGCACCTACCGCGAGGTGACGGCGAATCCGCAGGTGGTCGCCGCCTACCTGGGCACCGAGGAAGGGTTACAGGCATGA
- a CDS encoding ABC transporter ATP-binding protein, producing MTQGQELVIEHLAAGYGKVQVLWDVSLHARPGEFVAVIGANGAGKTTTLRAVSGVVKPTGGHIRLGGQDITRSAPSQIVGLGLGHVPEGRELFPLMTVRENLELGAAMRAEARATQAQTLDHVYTLFPRLRERQGQLAGTLSGGEQQMVAVGRALMGRPSVLVVDEPSLGLSPLMTQTVFGALKAVNAEGVTVLLVEQNVGLSLKLADRAYVLENGQVVNEGTGAALLADPRVREAYLAL from the coding sequence ATGACGCAGGGACAGGAATTGGTGATCGAACACCTCGCCGCCGGATACGGCAAGGTGCAGGTGCTGTGGGACGTGAGCCTGCACGCCCGGCCCGGCGAGTTCGTGGCCGTGATCGGCGCCAACGGGGCGGGCAAGACGACCACGCTGCGTGCCGTGAGCGGTGTGGTCAAGCCAACCGGGGGCCATATCCGGCTGGGCGGGCAGGACATCACGCGCTCGGCGCCCTCGCAGATCGTGGGGCTGGGGCTGGGCCACGTCCCGGAGGGCCGCGAACTGTTCCCGCTGATGACGGTGCGGGAGAACCTGGAACTGGGGGCGGCGATGCGGGCCGAAGCGCGGGCGACGCAGGCACAGACGCTCGACCACGTCTACACGCTGTTCCCGCGCCTGCGCGAGCGGCAGGGGCAACTGGCGGGCACCTTATCGGGCGGCGAGCAGCAGATGGTCGCCGTGGGCCGCGCGTTGATGGGCCGCCCCAGCGTGCTGGTCGTGGACGAACCCTCGCTGGGCCTCTCGCCCCTGATGACGCAGACCGTGTTCGGGGCGCTGAAAGCCGTGAACGCCGAGGGCGTGACGGTCCTGCTGGTCGAGCAGAACGTGGGCCTGAGCCTCAAGCTCGCGGACCGCGCCTACGTGCTGGAAAACGGCCAGGTGGTCAACGAGGGGACGGGGGCGGCGCTGCTGGCGGACCCGAGGGTGCGGGAGGCGTATCTGGCGCTGTGA
- a CDS encoding alpha/beta hydrolase, which translates to MEQFAQFTSGGQRLYGMLHLPDGERPAQGWSSVVMLHGFTGNRTGDHRILPLLSRYLAARGVASLRFDFRGSGESEGDFSEMTVARELEDVEAAFDYVRGLPMLDPERVMLLGFSMGGLVAALAAERVRPHRLALWAPALPELWLPFLRGGYAPPVILDYQGWPLGREFLLEIPRMKPLDAAARWGGVARVFHGDADHVCPPEWGIRYAQALACDAIAIPGANHTFDSLDAVEMLYRETGRFLTGG; encoded by the coding sequence ATGGAACAGTTCGCCCAGTTCACCTCTGGCGGCCAGCGGCTCTATGGCATGTTGCACCTTCCGGACGGCGAGCGGCCCGCGCAGGGGTGGTCCTCGGTGGTGATGCTGCACGGCTTCACCGGGAACCGGACCGGTGACCACCGCATCCTGCCGCTGCTGTCGCGGTACCTCGCGGCGCGGGGGGTGGCGAGCCTGCGCTTTGACTTCCGCGGCAGCGGCGAATCGGAGGGGGACTTCAGCGAGATGACGGTCGCGCGCGAGCTGGAGGACGTGGAGGCCGCCTTCGACTATGTGCGCGGCCTGCCGATGCTCGACCCCGAACGGGTGATGCTGCTGGGCTTCTCGATGGGGGGACTGGTGGCGGCCCTGGCCGCCGAGCGGGTCAGGCCCCACCGCCTCGCGCTGTGGGCACCGGCCCTGCCGGAACTGTGGCTCCCGTTCCTGCGCGGTGGCTACGCGCCACCCGTCATCCTCGACTATCAGGGCTGGCCCCTGGGCCGCGAGTTCCTGCTGGAGATACCCCGGATGAAACCGCTGGACGCCGCCGCGCGCTGGGGCGGCGTGGCCCGCGTCTTTCACGGGGACGCCGATCACGTCTGCCCGCCCGAATGGGGGATTCGTTACGCCCAGGCCCTCGCCTGCGACGCTATCGCTATCCCCGGCGCGAACCACACCTTCGACTCTCTCGACGCGGTGGAGATGCTGTACCGCGAGACGGGGCGGTTCCTGACGGGGGGGTGA
- the aspS gene encoding aspartate--tRNA(Asn) ligase, producing the protein MTTAATARLQRTLTRELPQHEGQTVKLQGFLHARRDLGGVQFLVLRDVSGVAQAVGSGLDLPLPESSIEVIGKVKAHPKAPGGFEVQVESLRVLTPATQPPPVELPKMEWNVNPETLLDYRVVTVRGLKERAALKVQAELVAAFRDHLISEGFTEISTPKIVSAGAEGGANLFPIDYFGHPAYLAQSPQLYKQIMVGVFERVFEVAPVYRAEEHATSRHLNEYLSLDVEMGFIESEEDVMDIETRVLAAIMARLKERAQPELALLGATLPEVPAHIPRITLLEARQLVTEKYGHAVGGKDLDPEAERLLSQHYAETEGTEFVFVTKYPRAARPFYTHAEINEDGSLNPDITRGFDLLFRGIEITSGGQRIHEYPVLLESIADYKLNPESLAGYTEVFKYGMPPHGGFAIGAERLTARLLGIPNVRYARAFPRDRHRLTP; encoded by the coding sequence ATGACCACCGCCGCAACCGCCCGACTCCAACGAACGCTGACCCGCGAACTGCCCCAGCACGAAGGGCAGACCGTGAAACTGCAAGGCTTCCTGCACGCCCGCCGCGACCTGGGGGGCGTGCAATTTTTGGTGCTGCGCGACGTGAGCGGCGTCGCGCAGGCGGTCGGCAGCGGCCTTGACCTCCCCCTGCCCGAGAGCAGCATTGAGGTCATCGGCAAGGTGAAGGCCCACCCCAAAGCCCCCGGCGGATTTGAAGTGCAGGTCGAGAGCCTGCGCGTGCTGACCCCCGCCACCCAGCCGCCGCCCGTCGAACTGCCCAAGATGGAATGGAACGTGAACCCCGAAACGCTGCTGGACTACCGGGTGGTGACGGTGCGCGGCCTCAAGGAACGCGCGGCGCTGAAGGTACAGGCCGAACTGGTGGCGGCCTTCCGCGACCACCTGATCAGCGAGGGCTTCACCGAGATCAGCACGCCCAAGATCGTGTCGGCGGGGGCGGAGGGCGGCGCGAACCTCTTTCCCATCGACTACTTCGGCCACCCCGCCTACCTGGCGCAGAGTCCGCAGCTCTACAAGCAGATCATGGTGGGCGTCTTCGAGCGCGTCTTCGAGGTCGCGCCCGTCTACCGCGCCGAGGAGCACGCCACCAGCCGCCACCTCAACGAGTACCTGTCGCTGGACGTGGAAATGGGCTTCATCGAGTCCGAGGAGGACGTGATGGACATCGAAACCCGCGTGCTGGCCGCGATCATGGCCCGCCTGAAGGAACGCGCCCAGCCCGAACTGGCCCTCCTCGGCGCGACGCTGCCCGAAGTCCCGGCCCACATCCCCCGGATCACGCTGCTGGAGGCCCGCCAGCTCGTCACCGAGAAGTACGGCCACGCGGTCGGCGGCAAGGACCTCGACCCCGAAGCCGAACGCCTGCTCAGCCAGCACTACGCCGAGACGGAAGGCACCGAATTCGTCTTCGTCACCAAATACCCCCGCGCGGCCCGGCCCTTCTACACCCACGCCGAAATCAACGAGGACGGCAGCCTGAACCCCGACATCACGCGCGGCTTCGACCTGCTGTTCCGCGGCATCGAGATCACCTCGGGCGGCCAGCGTATCCACGAGTACCCGGTGCTGCTGGAGTCCATCGCGGACTACAAGCTCAACCCCGAATCGCTGGCGGGCTACACCGAGGTTTTTAAATACGGGATGCCCCCCCATGGCGGCTTCGCCATTGGGGCCGAGCGCCTGACCGCCAGGCTGCTGGGCATTCCCAACGTCCGCTACGCCCGGGCGTTCCCGAGGGACCGGCACCGGCTGACGCCCTAA
- a CDS encoding GreA/GreB family elongation factor gives MAEEIQVTAEGYRRLEETLQKERQRHEDALRSLADTLDDAMDLEDRNLQAAQFDLPGMEARILELEDVLTRAVIVEAAQDQPEQVALGSLVVLQDETHDREVQVQLVSAVEVDALAGGAAQVSEDSPVGKALLGRRVGESFEVELGSGPVQYTVRNIASS, from the coding sequence ATGGCAGAGGAGATTCAGGTCACAGCCGAGGGGTACCGGCGTCTGGAAGAGACGCTCCAGAAGGAACGGCAGCGTCACGAGGACGCGCTCAGGAGCCTGGCCGACACGCTGGACGACGCGATGGACCTGGAGGACCGCAACCTCCAGGCCGCGCAGTTCGACCTGCCCGGCATGGAGGCCCGCATTCTGGAACTGGAGGACGTGCTGACCCGCGCCGTCATCGTGGAGGCCGCCCAGGATCAGCCCGAACAGGTGGCGCTGGGTTCGCTGGTGGTCTTGCAGGACGAGACGCATGACCGCGAGGTGCAGGTGCAGCTCGTCAGCGCGGTGGAAGTGGATGCGCTGGCCGGGGGCGCCGCGCAGGTCAGCGAGGACAGCCCGGTCGGGAAGGCGCTGCTGGGGCGGCGCGTCGGGGAGTCCTTCGAGGTGGAACTCGGGTCGGGGCCGGTGCAGTACACCGTCAGGAACATCGCTTCCTCCTGA
- a CDS encoding 3'(2'),5'-bisphosphate nucleotidase CysQ produces the protein MTAAPPFQTELNVATRLALEAGELLRGHLARGLTVEHKTGADDPVTAADREASELILAGLNAAFPQDGLLSEEAADSPARLDTQRVWIVDPIDGTKEYTTGSPDYAASIGLAVDGEPMLGVVYAPATDELFAGVVGVGVTKNGEAAGFSNRTDYVVSVSDTEFKRELHRHDLPGMVPSGSIALKLARIAAGEADVTFTMSPRSEWDIAAGHALVRAAGGDLRRRDGQPIRYNLQRPHIEQGLIGGRLEAMAWLEGELNARKLPTAHLGLTQADRAWTTLPEAEQDALRGHSGVFVRHAGGRVLALLVVDAGGTVERASGDAFHLERLTRDVTRALGTLNAAPLKTGRLD, from the coding sequence ATGACGGCCGCGCCCCCTTTTCAGACCGAGCTGAACGTCGCCACCCGCCTCGCCCTGGAGGCGGGTGAGCTGCTGCGCGGGCACCTGGCGCGGGGCCTGACAGTCGAACACAAAACCGGCGCGGATGATCCGGTGACCGCCGCCGACCGTGAGGCGTCCGAGCTGATCCTGGCGGGCCTGAACGCGGCTTTTCCACAAGACGGCCTGCTGAGCGAGGAGGCCGCCGACAGTCCGGCGCGGCTGGACACGCAGCGCGTGTGGATCGTGGACCCCATCGACGGCACGAAGGAGTACACGACGGGCAGCCCCGACTATGCCGCCAGCATCGGCCTCGCGGTGGACGGCGAACCGATGCTGGGCGTGGTGTACGCGCCCGCGACGGATGAACTGTTCGCTGGGGTGGTCGGCGTGGGCGTCACCAAGAACGGCGAAGCGGCAGGCTTCAGCAACCGCACCGACTACGTGGTGAGCGTGTCGGACACCGAATTCAAACGCGAACTGCACCGCCATGACCTCCCCGGCATGGTGCCGAGCGGGAGCATCGCCCTCAAGCTGGCGCGGATCGCGGCGGGCGAGGCGGATGTGACCTTCACCATGTCGCCGCGCAGCGAGTGGGACATCGCGGCGGGACACGCGCTGGTGCGGGCCGCCGGGGGTGACCTGCGGCGGCGCGACGGGCAGCCCATCCGCTACAACCTCCAGCGGCCCCATATCGAACAGGGCCTCATCGGCGGACGGCTGGAGGCGATGGCTTGGCTGGAAGGCGAGCTGAACGCGCGAAAGCTCCCCACCGCGCACCTGGGCCTGACCCAAGCCGACCGAGCCTGGACCACGTTGCCGGAAGCCGAGCAGGACGCGCTGCGGGGACACTCCGGCGTCTTTGTCCGTCACGCGGGTGGGCGGGTGCTGGCGCTGCTGGTGGTGGACGCGGGCGGCACGGTGGAGCGGGCTTCAGGGGACGCCTTTCACCTGGAGCGCCTGACACGGGACGTGACGCGGGCGCTGGGGACGCTGAACGCTGCGCCACTGAAGACGGGGAGGCTAGACTGA